A region of the Candidatus Hydrogenedentota bacterium genome:
CTGTCCGCACCCGAGTTGGCGCCAATCGCAACGTGGCTGTGACTGGGGAGTTGCGGGACGCCGAGGGCGACGGTTTCACTGCCGCCCGCCTCCCCCAGCGCCCGCGGGGTCAGGCCGGGCCCCGCACCCTGATGGATGGGGATGCGGCCCGCGAGGTTGGGCAGCGCAAAGGAGGTTTGCCCGTCACCGCCATAGGTCGTCCCGATCAGCGCGAACAAGGCGTCGTTCTGGGCGATGGGCAGAAGCTGCCCCTGACACAGCGCCCACCCGAGGGGAGCGAAATTGCCGGCGAAGGCCCGGATCTCGCCCAGAAATGGATCAGCCATGACAACCTCCGTATGCCGCGC
Encoded here:
- a CDS encoding tail fiber protein, producing the protein MADPFLGEIRAFAGNFAPLGWALCQGQLLPIAQNDALFALIGTTYGGDGQTSFALPNLAGRIPIHQGAGPGLTPRALGEAGGSETVALGVPQLPSHSHVAIGANSGAD